AAATCAAAGTGGTCCAGAAAAGGTCCTTGTCAGGGGTCTAAAGCCACCAAATGCATTTGGTCCTGCCCAGTGCTGTaagaaaaaacaagatgaaCAGGCTATTGTCAGTTCTCCTGTATGTGATGGCATTATGGAGAGGGAGAATATGAGCTAACGAAACTACTCACCCTaatcaagaatatatgaagCATCCAATCATTGAAAAAACGAGTTCTTGCATATGAGTTTCTTCATTGTGTCTGTTCCTTTCTCTTTCACCTAACCGAAAGTCTCTCAAGAATATCTTTATGGGCAAGGGTTTCTGTTCCCCATACTGGCCCGAACCGTCCCTGTCCGACTATGCGAGCCACATTTAAAAGACAGGCCAAACCAAGATCCATCCAAATCTGCCTTGTGATGATCGGGTTTAGCTACAAGGTAGGCAAATCATGTTGATAAGTGGTGCTTCTTGGATCCGAGAATGACTCGACTCGTTGCTTTGAATGCCTCGCTTACCCATCCTTGGTTCTAGACTTGGACTTTAATGGTCGTATTAGGACAATCCAACAAACTGGTCATTTCAATTACTTATGATATTGGCTGAAGAAAATGCCAGCGAGGGGTGTTGGATTGATGATAAGTATGTGAATTCCATTAATTACCATCTCTTCACTTCTTGAAGTGCAGACGTGTTACTAATCCAGCATTATTTGTGAATTCTTTCCAACACCAAGGACAAGTACCTAATAACTTTCTTGAAACTCTATCATTGCTTCAGAGAAAAGGGTGGTCCAAGCATGAGTCCTAATTCGTTCTATATTAAAGACAGAGCGGATCAGATTCTGCAaaacaatgagagagagagagagagagagagagagagagagagagagagagaattagagaGAATTTAAACATGATTACCGCCAACAGCTCTCTGCGATTGTCATTTCGCCTGCGCAGCCTTACGGCCTTCTGCTCTAATTCGAGGATGTGATTCTGGCCAATTAGTGGCATCAACACATTCAGAATCTCATTAGGAGAAGTATTTTGAACAAAATTCTAGTCTACCACACAAAGTTTGGAGCGAGTACTAGTGATCCGGCCTTGTCGACTGAGATGACGACAACTgttatatgactaaattgattctACATGTAGGGAGCTTTTACCTGAACTTTCTCGAAAGTACGAGCAGCAGCGATTCTGTTCTTGATTTTGTTGAGCTCTCGTCTTTGAGCATATTCCAAAGAGCCCTTTTTGAATCTTTTCCTTCTGGGCCATTTGTTTTCACTTTCGGTTGCATCTTCATGAAGGATCTGCATAGATAGGTCATATTCAGTGCCATACTAAAATCTTGGGAATGAGACACAAAGTTTTCCTTTCAAGACACAAAGCATTCGCATGAAACAATGAAAAGCATTCGCATGAAACAATGAAAACCATTCTCTTGAACAACAAAGTAAAGACATATGAAGATATCACTATGAAACTGTATTCTCTTTGTATCGAGCAGTCACTAGCGATGTGTTTGGAACAGATGACCCTGTCCAAATTCAATCTCATCAAAGCATGTCTAGCTATTTCAAACTCGACCCGTGTGTACACTTCAAAACAAATGCGTATCTTGCTCGATTGGATTCATGGTTTAGTGTAATTTACAAGCATCAAAAGCTAGGACTCCTCTTTCATTTgcctaaagaaaaaaatctcactcaaaatggatcatgtcaaattgatcattttgactCAAATCCTAGTTCACAGTGCACATTCTCTTTGCTGCAAGTTCATTCAGGATGATTTATCAGGGGTTAGAAACCGGAGTTATTACCTCCCTTTTCTCGACAGCACCGTCTACAGCAATTTCATTCTTCATTTTGTTTGGTTCGAGCTGCCCAGCATATTTCAGAGAA
The sequence above is drawn from the Rhodamnia argentea isolate NSW1041297 chromosome 9, ASM2092103v1, whole genome shotgun sequence genome and encodes:
- the LOC115729236 gene encoding uncharacterized protein LOC115729236; this translates as MDSLNFLREFELSGNHYLGSYDPTVDHHPLDDNNACIEFDLFMQILEEHNVPESAKKGVTRRWEKGSLKYAGQLEPNKMKNEIAVDGAVEKREILHEDATESENKWPRRKRFKKGSLEYAQRRELNKIKNRIAAARTFEKVQNHILELEQKAVRLRRRNDNRRELLAHWAGPNAFGGFRPLTRTFSGPL